The window TTAAGCATTGTAATTTTGAGTCCGATGAGTCTTTAGCAATCAAACCTCCCTTAACTGTTTCTGTTAGTGCAGTTAAAAATGgtgtattttttctattattctaatttctcaaaaaaagaaaaaaaaaggatcctaTGTATCCAAAATGTTGGCCAAAAAAATCTGGGGTAGTGTATTTTTACATTCTTCTGCACTATTGGGTGGTATTCCTATGTAGAAACAAGTTAACACACTGTAGTGATCAGATTTATgagctttatttctttaaaagattttatttatttatttttagagagagagagaacgtagTTTCACAAAAATCCATATGAGGAGAGACATTGAAAGGAATGGTCAGTAAGGCCTGAATAATGTCCACTAGAAATAGCACTGGAGAGGTCAGGTCAGGGATATTAATACATTGCAGTGATAAGGTAGAAATCAGAGATTGAGGAGTAAGTGAAAGGTGAAAAAGTGGGGACAGTATTCTTTCTAGAAGCTTGGCTCTAAAGGAAACTGAAGTTGCCAGAagaagagtttttattttgaagttattttaagTATGACTATttgctgaggggaaaaaataacatgCACATACTCACAGAGGCCAGAGTTACAAGGATGATGATAATTGATACAGCAAGTTCCCGAAGGAAAGATTAGAGTGAAAGGATAGTTGTATGGGTTAGACCTGCTCAGAAGGTTTACCTCGTTTTCTGTAGCTGTAAGAGAAGTGTCTCTTTGTAGAGGGCTGAGAAGTAAAGACAAGTGATGAGATGAagcctgatttttctctttagaagCTTAGCTACAAAGGCAAGGAGAGAAAGGACTTCAACCAGAGAATGCAAACGCAGACAAATCTGCAGGGGATTGGAGCAGAAAAACTGAGGGAGCTGACACAGGACTGCCTTTATTCTCTCtatgaaaaatgaaacaggaagatcAGATAAGAGAACACAGTGAAGGTTTGGAATAGGCACTGGGGATAATGTGGAGGGATTTGTAATAGAGCTGCTGAGCAGTATTTAGACCTAGGGATACATACCCTAAGTGTGCACCAGTCCACATGACTCTATGGACTTCTTGAGCAGGATTTGGCCCCAGTGTAGAATTGATAGCTGTTCCTGTGGTGGGTGAAAAAGGACACCAGAATACAATGGAGCTAAAGGTGTTGGCATGGGCATAGGGTGAACCTATGGCTCATTTCAGAGCATGTCTTCCCCACCCTCCGACCCCCCAGATTTCTCTTGAGTCCAAACATTTAGCATCTTGAGAACAGAGACTCTTTCTTTTCTGGGTCTTAGGATTAGTCCCTTATATTATTCAGAAGACATTcagatatttttgaatgaataaattaactaataaaatttgggggtgcctgggtggctcagtcggttagatgtcccattcttggtttcagctcagctcatgatctcagggtcatggaatcgagccccgagtcaggctctgtgctcagtgtggagtctgcttgaggattctcaccctccctctgcccctcccctgtgtgctcactctctctctaaaataaataaaatgaatcttaaaaaaaaaactaataaaatctgACTCTGCTAAACATTTCTGAATACAAGTATTAGGTTTAAATTATTTACAAGGGATGAATATATTATTTCAGAGTATTAGAATTCTGTCCCTAGAGCTACATTCTTGTAATTTACTTATGCTTAAAATAATTGGACTGATGCCAAACTCTAATGAAATCCATTCTATAACATAAAAgtttattagaataaaaatacatgtacaatccaacattaaaattatttcacattgCATGTAGGTTTTACCTCCATTagtcttttttaatgtttttaaggtcTGTGCTTTAAATAATTTGCACATCTGTAAACCAAGCTTAGATTATCAAGGATGCAATATATCCATTAGACACTGGACATCAAAATTTAGGATCGGAACTGATAGTTATAACCTATTGCACTAAATATTTCCGTAAAATTTGGacagagaaaaaagattaaatcaCTTGAAATGAGGTAAGTTGTATGAAAAGGTTTTTAGTAGCAAATATCACCAATGttgaaataagaatattaaaaacattcatggaaaattcacttaaaatgttTGCATAGTCtaggttattttttaaaggtgaaaaattaaaaattaccaaaattccTCATTAGAAAAAGAGACAATTATCTGGTTTTCCTTAAGATCTGTGTACATTTtaactctttctctcatttagaaaaaagaagtgaTACAAACATTCACAAGtcttagaaaaaaggaaaaaataatgaagattaggACCAACTTTTCAAGCTgccttttggaaagaaaattaaaaacagaggtaGACGGTTAAATATTAGTGGCCAAGTTACTCAAAAGACTAATTTTTGTTGGTACACATTCACCAAATGTTTACACTTGAAGCCAAATAGTAAATGAATTTAGGAGGAGAGAGTAAGACCTAGCACAAGTTACTTCCTTACatcaaagaaaagtaataaaaataaaccaggCTTAAGACCCCTGTTAAGGATATGATTGTTTAAAGCACTACAGTTCATGCACTTTTTCAAGTGGGAGAATTAACCTTATCCCTAAGCTTCCTAGATTTATTGGAGGCCAAGCCACCAGCGCCGTCAGGCCCGGTCAGTCAAAGTAGGACTGCAGGGTGCCGCGGCGCCGGACATCGCAGGTCCAGCAGTGGAAGCCTCCTCCCAGGGAATTGGCATTACGGATGTTAACCTTGATGGTACTGATACCTGCATCAAAAGAGAGACATATGGTCAGTTAGATGGACTCCCAAGAAGATTCCTAGAGGAAGTAAGCCCAAAGATGGGTAGGAATCCTGAGTCTGCAATCCTCAAGTCTACCTGAACCCCAAACAGTCTTTCAACTGCGTTGTCTCCAATTATATTGCATCTAACCTATTCCACTGTTACATAAAGTCTTCACCAGAAAGTCATCAGAGATTGTGAAGTCTACTTTGTTCTGCTGACAATTCACAAGTCAAGGGGCTGGATGAGCAGATGTGTCTCATGGGATTATATTTACCACCTTAAGAAAACGATGGAACCAAGCTTGTATTTTAATATGCTGGGCTGTATGCTCATTCAGGTATCAAATCTATTGAGGTAGTTAGTTTAATCTGGCATCATTTGTACTGATATTCTTGTGTTGATGTGCATGGGCCAACCAACTGTGTTTAGAAAGAAATGTGCTGTGTTCAGTGtaacaggattttaaaaagaaaatctatccTCCTCCTTCAAGGAATGCATTATTTTGAGGGGAAAGATAGCTACAGAGTCACTAATGGTTCCACTGGGGTAGTcagggagggaaggcagcaggAGCCATCAGAAAAGACTTTCCCAAGAAAGTGAGACTGAGCAGGGCTTTGGGAAGTACGAATAGAGTGTGGAAGGGGTAAGGAGTGGGCTTGGGATGAAGAGTGGACTTTTAAACACAGGTGTGTTTCCTGGTAGACAGATGTATCTATCTTATTCAGATGGCTAGAGCCATTTTAATCCTGAATTAGGAAGGTTCCAGCTGCTTGATAAAGTTTGCTTTAACAAGTTCCCTGtgtctaaaattataaaataatattatgtatCATATATCTGGTTCTTAATcttaaaggacaaagaaactgAACCCAAGCAGTTGGACTGTTTCATGAAAGTCAGGAAAAAAGTGGCATAGCATTAGAGGTCAAATCATTAGATTGGACTCGATCTAAAACTGACCGGCTAATCCTTTTCAACTGATACCACATTAAAGAGGGATGTGTCAGAGGGGCAAATCATTTCTTCTGGGTAGTACACCTGAACTGTAAGACACGAATCACAACATGACTCACAACAAATACATACTGCCTGGCTTTGACTTAGGATCTGTCACGTGTGTGAAGAGTGATGGACATGCATACTTCTGTACTCTGCATCCTAGCCATGTAAAAATCCTCGCTTTCACTTTTCTCAATAGTGTCagaataactattttaaaatttcaatatcaGGATAAGCAAATTCCCACCCAAGTGAAAACCAGTTCTTAGTTCAAAGCTGAATGATTTACTGACCCTGTCTGCTGCATTCTATTACTTGGTTCACTGTGCTTACCACACATGTAAGTCACTTCTGTATCTGTACCCTTAGAAgtcctttaaaatatgtaatgacaattaaatgacttttaaaggACCCTCAATAAGTCAATTTCTTATTTGCGGAAGGACTGAATGATCTCTTATGTTCATCTACAAAGGGTGTAGTTCTTCAATACATGGGCACCAAGAGGTTAGAGAAATCACAGAAGATTGACACACTTATTGCTAAGGGAGTGTCTGAGGAGCCTGGAATGCATCTCCAACTTTTTGGGattatgatctttaaaaataatagtattgtGCATCTATGAAATAATAATATGGTACCTCTAAAAGGAACAGAAATTGAATTAGGCAAGTCATACATCAGACCTAGAAGGTAATTTCCTTAGTTCTTCTGGTTCAATACTTTCATGCATGACACCATGTTTCATTTATTGTACATACCCAGTTTTTCAAACATCTTTTGAATTGGGACTTCATTGGCATCCACCATGACACGCTTTTCATCTAGCATTAAGACATTCATGGAAAGCCATTTGGATGACATCCAGAGTGGGTGATCTAAAAATAGCAACAACTGTTAAATCATGTCCActatcatttttgtttaaagCAAGGGTTCCAAAGTGAAGAATATTAAGTGACACTTCCATTCTTTCAGTAGTTTACTTTCCGTGtggaatttcattttaatcttaAGACAATTTATCTATAAATGTTAGGACTCAATCTATACCCATTACACATTTGGATTTCaccttgttttctttaaaaagtcattttttgcTTTGTGATGTTGCTTTATACTGGGTTTTCCATCTTCTCACTTTCATTGTGTATGGAAGGAGAGGTTGCAAACCTAAGTCCCAGCCTTGTTCTTGTACCTATAGGCCCAAGTGCTAGTTTACTCCTTCCtagggaaatattttctctgaagtgCTAAAATTTGGGCTGCAGTCTATAGATGAAAGATCTTCAGTCACTGAAGTACTCATTTTAGGCTATGAGTATATAATAGTAAACATACCATCTGGGATGACTGGTATTGGAGGAGTAACTATGGTCCATCCCGCTTTCTTGAAAAGATCAATCtgcaagacaaaaacaaacagacaaacaaaacaaaaaacaaaccccaaggAGGTTTAAATCCATATATGCTATTATTATCTTAGTCTCTCATAGGTCTTATGATTAATAATTCTTTTTGAGACACCGACTTCTCAACtgccaaaataaattaaattttcaatcCAAACATTTGAAATGATTTTGTTTGAATCCTAATTAGGAAGGTACATAAAACCCCCATATTACCAGGttaaagtttaaaaaagtaacagaaatgttgaagcttttaaaaatatccccATGCTTTATTTAGGTTCCAGAGATCTTAAAATATGGAAGATACTTTTCTTGACAAATTggcattaaagaaaatgaaagtatttcctaACTTTAGCtctaaggaaacaaaaaaatgtgaCTGTGTTCAACCCATAGTCCATCTGCTTCATAGTCCGTCACTTTGCATCTCTACCATGGCATAAAGACACACGTTAAGGATGTACTCCCAAAGAACCATAACCGTCCTTAGTCACCATTATAACCCAGCCATCCCTGTGTTCACAGACTCACTTAGTATaacaataaattatattaaagtgAAACGGATAAGTAATCTTGGTCTTTGGGTATAAATATACACGATGGAAATGAACAGTGACATGGTAAAATAGTGTACTGCAGCCTACCAAATAACACAGAATCCCTCACCACCCAACTGGAAGGGTGAGGGGGCGAGCAGAAGTAGGAGGCTGCAAGTGATAGGGACAGAGCAGTCACAGTGCAGTGGCTCTGCTCCTCCTGCAGGCTGGGGCTGGCCAAAGGGTCCTGACCCACCGGAGAAGGAGGCAGACACCCATTACCCAGGGCATTGCCCAGCCATGCAGGGATCATTCGGTTTGCAGTTCCGCTGCTGGGGGATCTTGGCTGCAAGCTATGGGATAATAGACTCTGTTcgataaaaacacacacagacacacaaactgGAGGCTTTGAAAGCAGCAAGCAAGGACAATCAAAGTCTGATGACACTACGCTAATTATCATGGCTACAACGTACATTTGTGAGTTCTGGACACCTTGTAGTAAATCCCCCATAAGCAATCCAATGTTTGATTATCATAATGTTGAGCACTGCTGAATTTGTCGTTTAGGACCTAGACTAGGAACTATGGAAGtgcttaaaataaaagtttttatataAAGTAATTACTTCAGTTGCTAGACTCTGTTGCTTCTCCAGAGTCTTAAGAGCTCCCTTACCTGATGGCACGGTCGGTCAGGGTTGGAAAGCACGAGACCAGGTCCAATGATATTGAAGGTGGCATCAATATGCATTGGATTAGGATCTTTAAAGGAGATGATATGCACTCTGTAGTCTGGAGCAAGATGCCTACGCATCCATTCAATGCCCAGGTAGTTTGTAACCTTAAAATGAAAGGAGGACATAATTCTAAACAGATTGGGTTCTATGTTTAGATAACTAAAAATATTCaggatgaaaatattttcataaaataaataaacactatgTACAagtaaataatacaataataaattaaaaatataataataaagtgtGGAATTTAAGAGGCAACTTTTATTGACCTGGCTTCTCTGTGCAAAAATATCTCTTCCAGCTCTAATGAAGTCAGCAGCATCAAAGCATGGCTCGAACTCAGTTGTCACAAATTTTCCCTGAGCAGCCAATTTGTGTCTGTCTTCTACAGAATGGATAGGGTAATTCTAATTGGAACAAGAATGAACACAGACAATGCATTGGTCCATAAGGAAATTATTTATGAGGCATTCATTACTAAGAAAATCAATTCAACAGCATCACTTCCCAAAACAGTACTACCCCGTTTTAGACTAAAACATGCATGGAGAAGACGTAGGCCTATgctaactaaatgaaaataaactaacaacaaaaaccaaaagccaGAAACTAGTCATGACAGCAATTCTTGATACTTAGAAGGAAATTGTATAGCGATAGtaataattctgaaaatattcaTGATCCATACATTGATTTATGGACCTATCTACAATACTGAAAGTCAACAGAATGAAGTCATTCTCTTCTTGTAGAAAAGAAATTTGGTCCTGAGCCTAACTCATACCATAAATGAGATGCCCTGCCTCCCATGCCAAAACTGACTTGCTGTGGTGGAATGAATTCATTacttatttctgtctttaaacCCCTAGAAGAAATTTTGATCTTTTGATTCTTTCTATAAATGATGAAATAATAAGTGACCTAACAAGggatatatatttccttttactGTGAGTTTGGCCTGTCAACCACATTGTTTCTCTAGAAACAATGAGTACAGTTGAGTGACTTTTCTGTTTCTACCAATGAATAGCTATGTGCCTTTAGGCAAGTTTTCCTCCCCATAAGGGAACATTGATGTTCCTCCCTCAGAGGGTTTTGTGAAGAATAAACAGGACTGAGGGTGTATAAAAGCACCTAGCTCAAGACCTAGCACACGGTAAGCACCAGATAAGTGTTAGCcattactactattactattattatcacaatatcatttactcttattttcatcataaaacagtcattttttttaaatgaaggtgaTGTTCTCAGTTTCTTAAATGCATACTAAATACAAGGTATCAGAGAATCTCTATGTCATTCTCTGGATTATTGAGAAAAGTTACTAATAAGCTCACCTATAATTAGGGTCTTACCTGGTCATAAAGCTTATCACCCATTGTTGGCTTGGGAGCTGTTGTCCACTTGGCGCCACGGTGGAAGTAGTCTTTGATAATTGACCTGTATGCACGGTACTCAAAGAAGCGGGCGCGCCATGCCATGGGAGCCTCGATAATCTCATTTCCCACAACTATCAGGATGTCTCGAGGCATCGCACTGTATAAACCTAACAGACCAAAAAGTTCCACGACAACCTCAATAATGCTAATTTCCAAGACAGAAGAGTCTATATAATAGGATCCCAggtttgggtttaaaaaaattacagaaaacctATAGGaatgtgtatgcatgtatttatgtCCAAATAGAAAAAGATGGAGTGATACATACTAGACTGTTAGCATGAGTATTCTGTGTGGGGATGGCAAagctaagagagagagaaagagagagagagagaaagaaaaagaaagcaagagaaagaaagaaaggaaagaaggatgaaagaggaaagaaaaaaggaaaggaaagaaaggaaaa is drawn from Ursus arctos isolate Adak ecotype North America unplaced genomic scaffold, UrsArc2.0 scaffold_36, whole genome shotgun sequence and contains these coding sequences:
- the GATM gene encoding glycine amidinotransferase, mitochondrial, coding for MLRVRCLRGGSRGAEAVHYIGSRLGRTLTGWVQRTFQSTQAATASSRNSCAADDKATDPLPKDCPVSSYNEWDPLEEVIVGRAENACVPPFTVEVKANTYEKYWPFYQKHGGHYFPKDHLKKAVAEIEEMCNILKMEGVTVRRPDPIDWSLKYKTPDFESTGLYSAMPRDILIVVGNEIIEAPMAWRARFFEYRAYRSIIKDYFHRGAKWTTAPKPTMGDKLYDQNYPIHSVEDRHKLAAQGKFVTTEFEPCFDAADFIRAGRDIFAQRSQVTNYLGIEWMRRHLAPDYRVHIISFKDPNPMHIDATFNIIGPGLVLSNPDRPCHQIDLFKKAGWTIVTPPIPVIPDDHPLWMSSKWLSMNVLMLDEKRVMVDANEVPIQKMFEKLGISTIKVNIRNANSLGGGFHCWTCDVRRRGTLQSYFD